DNA sequence from the Mangifera indica cultivar Alphonso chromosome 18, CATAS_Mindica_2.1, whole genome shotgun sequence genome:
CCAGGGAACCAATTGCAAGCATTGCTTCCTCATGTACTGTAGAACTACGGCAAGCAAACACCCTAAGGAACAAAACCATAATTTGGTCTGCAGCCTGGAGAATGATAGATTTGGTGTCATCTGTGCTGCTGAATTTCTGGATAATAACCTGAAGAACACCGCAGAGAGATGCTTGTAAATCTCCTTGCTTTTCTCTATCATCAGATGATATGATATGAAGCTGCAAAGTCTGATCTAACCTACTCATGATGGCAGGGAGCAGCTCTGCAATGATCTGAGATGTTTCTGAAATATTACAACATCTAACAACTTCATTCAATGTTTCATATGCAGAAAACCTTAGTTTTGAGTCACCTCCATCTGTACGATCAGCAGTCCTCAGAAGTTCAGCAATAATCGTTGTTATGTATGGTGAAACAAGAGAAGAGCTAGATCCAGCATCCTCATATCCCTGGGCAACATAATAGATTGCTCCACAAACCTTCTCAGCTACATTGGGAGCATCCTTAATGCTCTCCAATAGCACTGACAAAACTTGTTGGAGGTTATCAGGGGAAATCACTGAAAAACCATTAGCTGGACAGTGCAGCAACTCAAAAATCCGACTAAGAGTCCAAGCAGTTGTGTCCTTCACTTGATTGTTCTCATCCCTCATTGCATTTAGCAAAAACTCCAAACCAGTCTGAACTAACGGAGCAAGCTTCTCAATGGTAGGACCTTCAAGTATTGAACCAAATGCATATGTAGCTGCTTCACGACAACGCCAATCTGGGTTCATTATGTTGGCCTCCACAAAAGGCATTACAAGAGGCACAATCTCATCTCCTACAGTTCTAGCAACAAGACCTAGACATGTCCCACCAGCCATCGATATATTCCAGATGCTATCATCCTGGTCCTGATCCTCTTCCTGCTTCAACAAAGTTTCAAGCAACATAGGAACTAGAGAAGACCGAGCCTTCTCTATGAAATGGGAATGGGAAGAACTGGAATCCTCACTTTCGGGATTTTCAAACTCTTGAAGCTCTATCTCCTCATCACATATGGAGCTCCAAAACTCAATTGCTTGGAGGGCAACAGCTTCTTCATCTCGTTTCACTGCATTTGATGTTAGCTCAAAGAGTGTCTGCATGTAAGGTTCAAGCACATCATAGTATGTTGATGCTATTGAAACAAGACACTCAAAAGCAGCCTGCCTAATGTCAGTCTCTTTCGACCTAGCTGTCTCACACACCATCTTCATTATGTAAGTCCGCTCCATCTCATTTTGGAAGTTATTATGAGCAAAATCTAGTGCATTATATAAAGCCTTAGTTGCTGCAAGGCGGACTTCAGCACTATGCTCAGCAAGGTTCATGCCTTGGACAACAGCAGTGAGAACAGCAT
Encoded proteins:
- the LOC123202195 gene encoding importin subunit beta-1-like, which produces MAMEITQFLLAAQSADANIRNKAENNLRQLQQQNLPGFLLSLSFELANNGKPTESRTLAGIVLKNSLDAKDVSTKEALVKQWMAIDISCKSQIKDLVLRTLSSPVPEASHTSAQVIAKIASIEIPQKLWPELIQSLLTTMTQQDSPASLKQATLETLGYVCEEISHEDLVQEEVNAVLTAVVQGMNLAEHSAEVRLAATKALYNALDFAHNNFQNEMERTYIMKMVCETARSKETDIRQAAFECLVSIASTYYDVLEPYMQTLFELTSNAVKRDEEAVALQAIEFWSSICDEEIELQEFENPESEDSSSSHSHFIEKARSSLVPMLLETLLKQEEDQDQDDSIWNISMAGGTCLGLVARTVGDEIVPLVMPFVEANIMNPDWRCREAATYAFGSILEGPTIEKLAPLVQTGLEFLLNAMRDENNQVKDTTAWTLSRIFELLHCPANGFSVISPDNLQQVLSVLLESIKDAPNVAEKVCGAIYYVAQGYEDAGSSSSLVSPYITTIIAELLRTADRTDGGDSKLRFSAYETLNEVVRCCNISETSQIIAELLPAIMSRLDQTLQLHIISSDDREKQGDLQASLCGVLQVIIQKFSSTDDTKSIILQAADQIMVLFLRVFACRSSTVHEEAMLAIGSLAYATGPEFAKYMPDFYQYLQMGLQNSEEYQVCSITVGVVGDICRALDNKVLPYCDGIMSLLLNDLSSSHLHRSVKPPILSCFGDIALAIGEHFEKYVPSTLQMMQDAAKACAQLDSNDEEMVDYGNQLRRSIFEAYSGILQGFKNAKPEVMLPYAQHLLQFIEVVFRDRQRDESVTKAAVAVLGDLADALGPNTKILFKDFAFFPEFLGECLQSEDEQIKETAGWTQGMIGRVMVS